In a single window of the Pseudoxanthomonas sp. F37 genome:
- a CDS encoding multidrug efflux RND transporter permease subunit produces the protein MDFSRFFIDRPIFAAVLSIVIFAAGLISIPLLPIGEYPEVVPPSVVVRTVYPGANPKVIAETVATPLEEAINGVEDMMYVKSVAGSDGVLSLTVTFKPGTDPDEAAVRVQNRVSQAQARLPEDVRRQGVTTQKQSPVFLMVVHLTSKDGKYDSLYLRNYMRLHVKDELARIPGVGDAQQFGGGDYAMRLWLDPDKVAARGMTASDVLRAVREQNVQVSAGQLGAEPMPNGSDFLLPINAKGRLETVEEFGNIVLKSGADGEIVRLADVARIELAAGDYTLRARLDGKNASAIGIFQAPGANALEIRDAVVAKMDEIRPTLPPGVEIQSIYDTTIFVRDSIKSVISTLLEATLLVVLVVILFLQTWRASIIPLLAVPVSVVGTFAVLYLLGYSINTLTLFGLVLAIGIVVDDAIVVVENVERHIEHGATPLEAAHLAMKEVSGPIIAIALVLCAVFVPMAFLTGVTGQFYKQFAVTIAISTVISAINSLTLSPALAAKLLKPHDAAKDAPSRLIDRLFGWLFRPFNRFFKRNSERYEGAVSRALGKRGAVFVVYLVLLVGAGLMFRTVPAGFIPVQDKLYLIAGVKMPEGASIERTDAVLKKMAAIAKEVDGVANEVAFPGLNPLQFTNTPNNGVVFFTLKPFSERSRSAEEITAELNQKFAGIQEGFTFAFMPPPIQGLGNGSGWSLFVEDRTRLGYGELQNAVQAFQGAASQTPGLGFPISSYQANVPQLDAEVDRVKAKAQGVPLTELFDTLQTYLGSAYVNDFNMFGRTWQVIAQADGPFRDNVEDIANLRTRNANGEMVPVGSMVNIRQTYGPDPVIRFNGYPAADLLGEADPRILSSGEAMAKVTELAQQVLPPGMGIDWSDLSYQQATQGKAALVVFPLAVLLAFLVLAALYESWTLPLAVILIVPMTLLSALFGVWVMGGDNNVFVQVGLVVLMGLACKNAILIVEFARELELQGKGIVEAALEACRLRLRPIVMTSVAFIAGTVPLVLSSGAGAEVRSVTGITVFAGMLGVTLFGLFLTPVFYVALRKLANRPLVSHAPAAAHG, from the coding sequence ATGGACTTCTCAAGATTCTTCATCGACAGGCCGATCTTCGCCGCCGTGCTGTCGATCGTGATCTTCGCCGCCGGCCTGATCTCCATCCCGCTGCTGCCCATCGGCGAATACCCCGAAGTGGTGCCGCCCTCGGTGGTCGTGCGCACGGTATACCCCGGCGCCAACCCCAAGGTCATCGCCGAAACCGTCGCCACCCCGCTGGAGGAAGCCATCAACGGCGTCGAGGACATGATGTACGTCAAGTCCGTCGCCGGCTCCGATGGCGTGCTCTCGCTGACGGTGACCTTCAAGCCGGGCACCGACCCGGACGAGGCCGCCGTGCGCGTGCAGAACCGCGTGTCCCAGGCGCAGGCGCGCCTGCCCGAGGACGTGCGCCGGCAGGGCGTGACCACGCAGAAGCAGTCGCCGGTGTTCCTGATGGTGGTGCACCTGACCTCCAAGGACGGCAAGTACGACTCGCTGTACCTGCGCAACTACATGCGCCTGCACGTGAAGGACGAACTGGCGCGCATTCCCGGCGTGGGCGACGCCCAGCAGTTCGGCGGCGGCGACTACGCCATGCGCCTGTGGCTGGATCCGGACAAGGTGGCCGCGCGCGGCATGACCGCCAGCGACGTGCTGCGCGCGGTGCGCGAGCAGAACGTGCAGGTCTCGGCCGGCCAGCTGGGCGCCGAACCGATGCCCAACGGCAGCGACTTCCTGCTGCCGATCAATGCCAAGGGCCGCCTGGAGACTGTCGAGGAATTCGGCAACATCGTGCTGAAGAGCGGCGCCGACGGCGAGATCGTACGGCTGGCCGACGTGGCCCGCATCGAGCTTGCCGCCGGCGACTACACCCTGCGCGCGCGCCTGGATGGCAAGAACGCCTCGGCGATCGGCATCTTCCAGGCGCCCGGCGCCAACGCGCTGGAGATCCGCGACGCGGTGGTGGCGAAGATGGACGAGATCCGTCCGACCCTGCCGCCGGGCGTGGAGATCCAGTCCATCTACGACACCACGATCTTCGTGCGCGATTCCATCAAGTCGGTGATCAGCACCCTGCTGGAAGCCACCCTGCTGGTGGTGCTGGTGGTGATCCTGTTCCTGCAGACCTGGCGCGCATCGATCATCCCGCTGCTGGCCGTGCCCGTCTCCGTGGTCGGTACGTTCGCGGTGCTGTACCTGCTGGGCTACTCGATCAACACGCTGACCCTGTTCGGCCTGGTGCTGGCGATCGGCATCGTGGTGGACGACGCCATCGTGGTGGTGGAGAACGTGGAGCGCCACATCGAGCACGGTGCCACCCCGCTGGAAGCCGCGCACCTGGCCATGAAGGAAGTCTCCGGGCCGATCATCGCCATCGCCCTGGTGCTGTGCGCGGTGTTCGTGCCGATGGCCTTCCTGACCGGCGTCACCGGCCAGTTCTACAAGCAGTTCGCCGTCACCATCGCCATTTCCACGGTGATCTCGGCGATCAACTCGCTGACCCTGTCGCCGGCGCTGGCCGCCAAGCTGCTGAAGCCGCACGACGCCGCCAAGGACGCCCCGTCGCGCCTGATCGACCGCCTGTTCGGCTGGCTGTTCCGTCCGTTCAACCGCTTCTTCAAGCGCAACTCGGAACGCTACGAAGGCGCGGTGTCGCGCGCCCTGGGCAAGCGCGGCGCGGTGTTCGTCGTCTACCTCGTGCTGCTGGTCGGCGCGGGCCTGATGTTCCGCACGGTGCCGGCGGGCTTCATCCCGGTGCAGGACAAGCTGTACCTGATCGCCGGCGTGAAGATGCCGGAAGGCGCCTCGATCGAGCGCACCGATGCGGTGCTGAAGAAGATGGCCGCCATCGCCAAGGAGGTGGACGGCGTGGCCAACGAGGTCGCGTTCCCGGGCCTGAACCCGCTGCAGTTCACCAACACCCCGAACAACGGCGTGGTGTTCTTCACCCTGAAGCCCTTCAGCGAGCGCTCGCGCAGCGCCGAAGAGATCACCGCCGAACTCAACCAGAAGTTCGCCGGCATCCAGGAAGGCTTCACCTTCGCCTTCATGCCGCCGCCGATCCAGGGCCTGGGCAACGGCTCGGGCTGGTCGCTGTTCGTGGAGGACCGCACGCGGCTGGGCTATGGTGAGCTGCAGAACGCCGTGCAGGCGTTCCAGGGCGCGGCGTCGCAGACGCCCGGCCTGGGCTTCCCGATCAGCAGCTACCAGGCCAACGTGCCGCAGCTGGATGCCGAGGTCGACCGCGTGAAGGCCAAGGCGCAGGGCGTGCCGCTGACCGAGCTGTTCGACACGCTGCAGACCTATCTGGGTTCGGCCTACGTCAACGACTTCAACATGTTCGGCCGCACCTGGCAGGTCATCGCCCAGGCCGACGGTCCGTTCCGCGACAACGTCGAGGACATCGCCAACCTGCGCACCCGCAATGCCAACGGCGAGATGGTGCCGGTGGGCAGCATGGTGAACATCAGGCAGACCTACGGCCCGGACCCGGTGATCCGCTTCAACGGCTATCCGGCCGCCGACCTGCTGGGCGAAGCCGACCCGCGCATCCTGTCCTCCGGCGAAGCGATGGCCAAGGTCACCGAGCTGGCGCAGCAGGTGCTGCCGCCCGGCATGGGCATCGACTGGAGCGACCTGAGCTACCAGCAGGCCACCCAGGGCAAGGCCGCGCTGGTGGTGTTCCCGCTGGCCGTGCTGCTGGCCTTCCTGGTGCTGGCCGCGCTGTACGAAAGCTGGACGCTGCCGCTGGCGGTGATCCTGATCGTCCCGATGACGCTGCTGTCGGCGCTGTTCGGCGTATGGGTCATGGGCGGCGACAACAACGTGTTCGTGCAGGTCGGCCTGGTGGTGCTGATGGGCCTGGCGTGCAAGAACGCGATCCTGATCGTCGAGTTCGCCCGCGAACTGGAACTGCAGGGCAAGGGCATCGTGGAAGCCGCCCTGGAAGCCTGCCGCCTGCGCCTGCGTCCCATCGTCATGACCTCGGTCGCCTTCATCGCCGGCACGGTGCCGCTGGTGCTGTCCTCGGGCGCCGGTGCGGAAGTGCGCTCGGTCACCGGCATCACCGTGTTCGCCGGCATGCTGGGCGTCACCCTGTTCGGCCTGTTCCTGACCCCGGTCTTCTACGTCGCCCTGCGCAAGCTGGCCAACCGTCCGCTGGTGTCCCACGCGCCCGCAGCGGCGCACGGATGA
- a CDS encoding efflux RND transporter periplasmic adaptor subunit: MNTHLSSLPRSQRLLALGASSVLALAVLAGCSGQAAEQGAPPPPQVSVAAVPVKTVSQWDEFSGRVEAIEHVDLRPRVSGYIERVNYTEGQEVKKGQVLFTIDARSYRAELARAQAELARARTQAELGRSEAARAKRLADLQALSTEEYEQRRANADQAQANVAAAQAAVESARLNLEWTQVRAPIDGRAGRALVTAGNLVSAGDAASVLTTVVSLDKVHVHFDADERAFLRYAEMARKGERPSERDGKVPVQVALADESDFPHAGVVDFLDNQVDRSTGTIRARAVLDNADRVFTPGLYARVRLLGSGRFQAALVDDKAVLTDQDRKYVYVVDKDGKAQRRDVQIGRMADGLRIVEKGLAAGDRVIVSGVQKVFFPGMPVDAKTVAMGAPAPAQAVAKN; encoded by the coding sequence ATGAACACGCATCTCTCTTCTCTTCCGCGTTCGCAACGTCTGCTGGCGCTGGGCGCCTCCAGCGTCCTCGCCCTTGCGGTGCTGGCGGGCTGCAGCGGACAGGCCGCCGAGCAGGGCGCGCCCCCGCCGCCGCAGGTCAGCGTGGCCGCGGTGCCGGTCAAGACCGTCAGCCAGTGGGACGAGTTCAGCGGCCGTGTGGAAGCCATCGAACACGTCGACCTGCGTCCGCGCGTGTCCGGCTACATCGAGCGCGTCAACTACACCGAAGGGCAGGAAGTGAAGAAGGGCCAGGTGCTGTTCACCATCGACGCCCGCAGCTACCGCGCCGAACTGGCCCGCGCACAGGCCGAACTGGCCCGCGCCCGCACCCAGGCCGAGCTGGGCCGCAGCGAGGCCGCGCGCGCCAAGCGCCTGGCCGACCTGCAGGCGCTGTCCACCGAAGAGTACGAACAGCGCCGCGCCAACGCCGACCAGGCGCAGGCCAACGTCGCGGCCGCGCAGGCCGCGGTGGAAAGCGCGCGCCTGAACCTGGAATGGACCCAGGTGCGCGCGCCCATCGACGGCCGTGCCGGTCGCGCCCTGGTCACCGCCGGCAATCTGGTCAGCGCGGGCGATGCCGCCAGCGTGCTGACCACGGTGGTGTCGCTGGACAAGGTGCACGTGCACTTCGATGCCGACGAACGCGCCTTCCTGCGCTACGCCGAGATGGCGCGCAAGGGCGAACGCCCGAGCGAGCGCGACGGCAAGGTGCCGGTGCAGGTGGCGCTGGCCGACGAAAGCGACTTCCCGCATGCCGGCGTGGTCGATTTCCTCGACAACCAGGTCGACCGCAGCACCGGCACCATCCGCGCCCGCGCCGTACTCGACAACGCCGACCGCGTCTTCACCCCCGGCCTGTACGCCCGCGTGCGCCTGCTGGGCAGCGGCCGGTTCCAGGCCGCGCTGGTGGACGACAAGGCCGTGCTGACCGACCAGGACCGCAAGTACGTCTACGTGGTCGACAAGGACGGCAAGGCGCAGCGCCGCGATGTGCAGATCGGCCGCATGGCCGACGGCCTGCGCATCGTCGAAAAGGGACTGGCGGCCGGTGACCGGGTGATCGTCAGCGGCGTGCAGAAGGTGTTCTTCCCCGGCATGCCGGTGGACGCCAAGACCGTGGCGATGGGCGCGCCGGCACCGGCCCAGGCCGTCGCCAAGAACTGA
- a CDS encoding SDR family NAD(P)-dependent oxidoreductase codes for MSLSRDGLTPGALVLGAGGNVGFGVVGALLEAGSPVLAVGREGPRMSALAEHFEDEPGLELLHVPCIHDDRDAARLAGQVRERGRPLRAVFASMGTPPQSGRLLDRPASFLLERLEADLIPHLAAARHLLPLLAEGQHAANYVLIGGPYAERGWSGYGHASVTGAAMRMLAQVLHEEAHALGVRVQLLSVDKPVCTPENAINACAEWPDALAVGRSAVSLLTRGDRASQSIVTWSARDARPPEQTLACDFEETLWAVAGARRNGRASA; via the coding sequence ATGAGCCTGAGCCGCGACGGCCTCACTCCCGGCGCGCTGGTGCTCGGCGCGGGCGGCAACGTCGGCTTCGGCGTGGTCGGCGCGCTGCTGGAAGCCGGCAGCCCGGTACTCGCCGTCGGCCGCGAAGGCCCGCGCATGAGCGCGCTGGCCGAGCACTTCGAGGACGAGCCTGGACTGGAACTGCTGCACGTGCCCTGCATCCACGACGACCGCGATGCGGCGCGCCTGGCCGGGCAGGTGCGCGAACGCGGCCGGCCGCTGCGCGCGGTGTTCGCCAGCATGGGCACACCCCCGCAGAGCGGTCGGCTGCTGGACCGTCCCGCCAGCTTCCTGCTGGAGCGCCTGGAAGCGGACCTGATTCCCCACCTGGCCGCCGCGCGCCACCTGTTGCCGCTGCTGGCCGAGGGCCAGCATGCGGCCAACTACGTGCTGATCGGCGGTCCCTACGCCGAGCGCGGCTGGTCCGGTTACGGACACGCCTCGGTGACCGGCGCGGCGATGCGCATGCTCGCCCAGGTATTGCACGAAGAGGCGCACGCACTGGGCGTGCGCGTGCAGCTGTTGTCGGTCGACAAGCCCGTGTGCACGCCCGAGAACGCCATCAACGCCTGCGCCGAATGGCCGGACGCGCTGGCGGTCGGACGCAGCGCGGTGTCCTTGCTGACCCGCGGCGACCGCGCTTCGCAGTCCATCGTCACCTGGTCCGCGCGCGATGCCAGGCCGCCGGAGCAGACGCTCGCCTGCGACTTCGAAGAGACGTTGTGGGCGGTCGCCGGCGCGCGGCGCAACGGCCGCGCCTCCGCCTGA
- a CDS encoding LysR family transcriptional regulator produces MSHDLNDTLIFVKVVEQGSFIAAANVLRLPKTTVSRKVQELETRLGAQLLHRTTRKLGLTEAGNVYYEHCQRIARELSEAASAVSQLHAGPRGWLRFTAPYSIGIDKIAPLLGEFHAQYPEIRVEMVLANDNLDLISGEIDVALRVGSLPDSNLVARRLNTLRTQVYASPKYLARYGEPLHPDDLQHHRVLAMQKHRRGSGWAMTLHGTDGEHDYPINPILVANDPAALKGALLCGEGLMLGADIMVKPYLEQGHLQRVLAGWTGPEYEFNAVFPRGHVQSPKVRAFVDFLVERMKFDVDYMMEHCPVYLKQQAEARAAAEAVPETEAAAVAVGRKVLADVLS; encoded by the coding sequence ATGAGCCACGATCTCAACGACACCCTGATCTTCGTCAAGGTGGTGGAACAGGGCAGCTTCATCGCCGCCGCCAACGTGTTGCGCCTGCCCAAGACCACGGTGAGCCGCAAGGTGCAGGAGCTGGAGACGCGCCTGGGCGCGCAGCTGCTGCACCGGACCACGCGCAAGCTGGGCCTGACCGAAGCCGGCAACGTCTACTACGAGCACTGCCAGCGCATCGCGCGCGAACTGAGCGAAGCGGCCAGCGCGGTCAGCCAGTTGCATGCCGGTCCACGCGGCTGGTTGCGCTTCACCGCGCCGTATTCCATCGGCATCGACAAGATCGCGCCGCTGCTGGGCGAATTCCACGCGCAGTATCCCGAGATCCGCGTGGAGATGGTCCTGGCCAACGACAACCTGGACCTGATCTCGGGCGAGATCGACGTGGCGTTGCGCGTCGGCAGCCTGCCCGATTCGAACCTCGTGGCGCGCCGCCTGAACACCCTGCGCACGCAGGTGTACGCCAGCCCCAAGTACCTGGCGCGCTACGGCGAGCCGCTCCACCCCGACGACCTGCAGCACCACCGCGTGCTGGCGATGCAGAAGCACCGCCGCGGAAGCGGCTGGGCGATGACGTTGCACGGCACGGACGGCGAGCACGACTACCCGATCAATCCCATCCTGGTGGCCAACGATCCGGCCGCACTGAAAGGCGCGCTGCTGTGCGGCGAAGGCCTGATGCTGGGCGCGGACATCATGGTGAAGCCGTACCTGGAGCAGGGCCACCTGCAGCGCGTGCTGGCGGGATGGACCGGGCCGGAGTACGAGTTCAACGCGGTGTTCCCCCGCGGCCACGTGCAGTCGCCCAAGGTCCGTGCATTCGTCGATTTCCTGGTCGAACGCATGAAGTTCGACGTCGACTACATGATGGAACACTGCCCGGTGTACCTGAAGCAGCAGGCCGAAGCGCGCGCGGCGGCCGAAGCCGTGCCGGAAACCGAGGCGGCAGCGGTGGCGGTGGGGCGCAAGGTGCTGGCGGACGTGCTGAGCTGA